The DNA sequence TGCGGCGGGCGGTGATCGGGAGGCAGGCTGCGTCTTTTATCGACACGCAACCATTCCCCTTTCGATCCCTTCGCCGAAAAATTCCGCTCGAACCGGACACCGGTTCAGGCGCGTATTTTGACGATATCCTGTCCGCGGAGGAGCGGGCCGGCATTGGCTTTCAACCCGAGGAGGAGATGGATATGAGCAGGAACAGAGGCGTCGTTTACCTGAAGCCCGGACAGGTCGAGGTCCGCGACATCGACGACCCCAAGCTTGAGGCGCCGGATGGCCGCCGTATCGAACACGGCGTTATTCTCAAGGTGATTTCCACCAATATCTGCGGCTCCGACCAGCACATGGTGCGCGGCCGCACCACGGCCATGCCGGGCCTCGTCCTTGGCCACGAAATCACCGGCGAAGTCATCGAAAAGGGCGTCGATGTCGAGATGCTCGAAATCGGCGACATCGTCTCGGTGCCGTTCAACGTTGCCTGCGGCCGTTGCCGTTGCTGCAAGTCGCAGGATACCGGCGTCTGCCTGACGGTGAACCCGTCACGCGCCGGCGGCGCTTACGGTTACGTCGACATGGGCGGCTGGATCGGTGGACAGGCGCGTTACGTCACCATCCCCTATGCCGACTTCAACCTCCTGAAATTCCCCGATCGCGACAAGGCGATGTCGAAGATCCGCGACCTCACCATGCTATCGGATATCCTGCCGACCGGCTTCCACGGCGCCGTCAAGGCGGGCGTCGGTGTCGGCTCCACGGTCTATGTCGCGGGTGCCGGCCCGGTCGGTCTTGCCGCTGCCGCCTCCGCCCGCATTCTGGGTGCGGCCGTCGTCATGGTCGGTGATTTCAACAAGGATCGCCTCGCCCACGCCGCCCGCGTCGGTTTCGAGCCCGTCGATCTTTCCAAGGGTGACCGGCTGGGCGACATGATTGCCGAAATCGTCGGCACCAACGAAGTCGACAGCGCCATCGACGCCGTCGGTTTCGAGGCACGCGGCCATTCCGGCGGCGAACAGCCGGCCATCGTTCTCAACCAGATGATGGAAATCACCCGCGCCGCCGGCTCTATCGGCATTCCAGGCCTCTACGTCACCGAAGATCCCGGCGCGGTTGATAATGCAGCAAAGCAGGGCGCCCTGTCGCTGCGCTTCGGCCTCGGCTGGGCAAAGGCGCAATCCTTCCACACCGGCCAGACGCCAGTGTTGAAATATAACCGCCAGCTCATGCAGGCGATCCTGCATGACCGCCTGCCCATCGCCGACATCGTCAATGCCAAGATCATCGCACTCGACGATGCCGTGCAGGGGTATGAAAGCTTCGATCAGGGCGCGGCAACCAAGTTCGTCCTCGACCCGCACGGCGATCTGTTGAAAGCGGCCTGACGCCTAGATCAACAGTCCAGAATGATAAACGCCCGCGACACATCCCGTCGCGGGCGTTTTTGCATGACCAAACATGTCTCCAGCCGGAGATATTATTCTTCGCTCTCGGCAAGCGCTTCAAGCTCGGCTGCCGCCTCAGCGGAAAGATAAGGCCTGAAGAGGCTGGAGACCTGCTGCAGCCCCCAACCCAGCTGCTGCGGTCCGAATTCGCTGACGCCTTCCTGCAGATTGAGATAGGCCGCCCAATAGGTCGAGACGATCCACAGATTGGTCAAAACCGCGTCGCGCTCGCTCTCGGGAATGGTCACCAGACCCGC is a window from the Agrobacterium tumefaciens genome containing:
- the fdhA gene encoding formaldehyde dehydrogenase, glutathione-independent — encoded protein: MSRNRGVVYLKPGQVEVRDIDDPKLEAPDGRRIEHGVILKVISTNICGSDQHMVRGRTTAMPGLVLGHEITGEVIEKGVDVEMLEIGDIVSVPFNVACGRCRCCKSQDTGVCLTVNPSRAGGAYGYVDMGGWIGGQARYVTIPYADFNLLKFPDRDKAMSKIRDLTMLSDILPTGFHGAVKAGVGVGSTVYVAGAGPVGLAAAASARILGAAVVMVGDFNKDRLAHAARVGFEPVDLSKGDRLGDMIAEIVGTNEVDSAIDAVGFEARGHSGGEQPAIVLNQMMEITRAAGSIGIPGLYVTEDPGAVDNAAKQGALSLRFGLGWAKAQSFHTGQTPVLKYNRQLMQAILHDRLPIADIVNAKIIALDDAVQGYESFDQGAATKFVLDPHGDLLKAA